agagagagcaaattaggcagaggagaagagaatgGGAAGATTAGGGGTTAACACTCGTCTGCGCAAATAGCAGCAGTTAATTtgaatctcacacacacacatttttaaggTTGTGGGCCTAATGTTGCAAATAATGGGACCACTCACTCCATTACTGTCAAATGTACCCTCTTGTAagtgctacacacacacacacacacacacacacacacacacacacacacacacacatacagagagagagagatctcaatgtcacataaacacaccctGCTGCTGAAAAATGAGCAGTCAAACACACGCTTCATGCGATCAGTTGCAATCCAACACACTGCATCCAAGTGCATCTGCAGTACATGCCAAAGTCCTGAGTCTGGAAATGAGATTTGACAACTTGGGAGAAAAGTCTCACACaaatgcgcacacacatacacacacacacataccagagCTTTCTATAAGCACCGGCTGCCGGCCAAACAGCCGACTACTCATTTAAGTCCAGCTGACTACTTTATTGTATTAATTTTTGATCCTTGCGATTCGCAACGCGTGTACATTTACCACCAGTAGCCTCCGCTTCAAAACAAAGCGAGCACGATGACGGAGAAAcgtgtcttgtctgtctgtatcaGCTCCCGCATGCTCTATACGAACGTCCTGCTGAGTAGAGAGCAGAGAGTCGTCTTCAGCGTTCGACAAATATTAGCGAAATAAttgatgacaaaacacattaagaacTGCACTGATTGCACAGACGGGGGACATCCTCATTAGACGAGCTACTTCGGAAAACACCCGTGGGAACAACTTGATGATTgcgcagtaaaaaaaaaaaactccactgaAAGCCCCGCAATTTCCAGAGCttaatgaatgaacaaaaaaaaattatatttgtttatattgtgtttgcTTTTAACAGCAGAGTTGTCTCTAAGACGCATTGccaacacacactaaaacaggAAATGCTGTCAAAGTAACGACTACTAGACGACTAGAAGTTGATTCAGTAGATTCACATGATTCGAGTCagatgttttgttattttagtgttatttttggcttaggtttattttatgaataatttcatttaaaaccaATACACAGGCTAGATAAGACGTAGGATTAAAAACACGTCCCACATAAAAATAaccttgtttattttcattgaatTGAAGTTTCtagtaaaacaacacattaactATCATTATGACATATCTTGATAAACCTTACAGTGAaggtcaataaataaataaaaaataataattttaatgattattcatttgaaaagttttgATCATTCATGAATAGGCGTGATTTTACATATTAACAGCTATTTACAGAAGAAGCCTCATTCTCCTTTACAATAATTCACTACATGTTTACAATTGAactcattaaaatatgcaataattaAGATCAGTGTGTATTATGGAATAGTGGCTGGTTACTCCATATCCTTGTGGGAAagccctgcacacacacacacacatacgcacacgcacacacatggaGGTAGACACACAGAGGCAAGCATGCATGTTAATTTACAGATGGCGAGTTAACACACAGCAGTTACCTTGGCTGCTTTGAGCAGGTATTGGTACTGAACACACCATACCTGTGGGGAGTTATGGCAAGGTAAAtaaaaggagggaggggggggggggggtgcctgtgttagtgtgtaaaagtgctccgtgtgtgtgtgtgtatgtctctctctctctctataatTGAGGATTAGGACCGATGCCACACACAGACTCTCATCTCATCAGTCTGCTTGTGTCTATTCTGGGTGAAGTAGGAACATCCTGATGTTGCTGCAGCTGTCAAAACTCCACTTCCAGGTTTGAGTCTGGTCTGGGACCTTTACAACAcgtccttccttcctctctctctctctctctctctctctctctcattgtgGGGTTTGTCACTTTATTCTGTTAAATAAGGCAGAATGTCATAACAGATGACCTAAAAATAATCAGTAGGAAGTTGGCTATGTGTTTGGCTTTAATCTAAAtccacaaaaacacagtaaagtCATTCCCCTGCTGCTCCGTCTTGTCTGGTAGCTGCCCTACTTGTGTGCTTAAATCTTCTGTTGCCTTCTTGTTGTCTGGAGGATGTTACTTCTTGACTCTGCAGTCCCCTCTCTAGCCGTTACAAGTTTTTGTTATGCTCTATGGAAGGGGATCAACACATTTGACTcctatttgtttttctctcgtTCCATCATCATTTTgagaaaagttttttgttttagcaATCAAACAGGTTTCAGCTGTCAGCTCACAATATGAAATGTAATGCAAAGAATCTCTTCTGTTGTTCTTGTGATCGTGTATTTATAGCACTGTTTCAGATTAGTGTGGCAATGATTCATGTTAAATACTTTGATATTTAACACAAGTTAAAATGTGAGTCCATATTAGCAACCATGCACAAAAAGTCAAATGTAACTAAATGATATTATAACTGAACTGGATTGAATCAGAGCTCAAATAAAAAAGCATGTTTCATGCAGAGCATGATAAAACATGCGTGTAGACTTCTTCTTACCCAGGCTGCGGTTGCTGAGGTACTGTCTGAGGCTGACGTTGCCCAGCTGGCTGGGTGTGACCCGGCCCACCTCCAAAGCCACGGCCGTGCTCTCGCCCAGCACCTCCATGCCCACACACACCGACTGCACCTTCAACACAAGCACCGACACCTAGAGGggaggcaaacacacacaaaaacaatcagGATGTTTATGGTCATCAGCATCTTTCAGTAATaagtgtttttctgtatttttttaaagatattttgaaTGTAGATCAGAGAAATTACTATGTTAGACCTCCAGTTTTTGGCATCTTACTATATCTTTGGTGGGCTCGTCAATGCTCTGTGAGGTGGCGCTGACTGTGTCTGGGGACACGCCTCCTTCCTGCTCCTGACCAGTCGCAGCCTCGGTGGCGCTCTCCGTGGCGCTTTGCTCGCTGATGACGTCCTTAAATCCCGAGATGGACACGTCATCTGTGCAGCACGAAAACGTGAATCATACAGAGACAAAtttaacattgtgttttataaatTAACTGACTTTATCAACACGTTTTCATTGTacagttccagcttctcagcaCAATGCTGCCACCTTCTGGTAGAAACAGTAACCTTCAAGTACATGAACAGTACAGTGATGATAATTTCTTGATCCCTGTGGGGAAACGTCTTTTGCATCACCCCTCTACGcatggaggtcagaggtcaagatAAGATAAAGAGCAGCTactcagcagctggaggagactgctgttgaaaaatatatttaaaggatagattcacattttttctaGTCTGAACCAAAACCAATAGTCAGATGCCCAAATTAACACtaacacatgtttttcttgctgttttctTGCTGCTCctgatgcacttacaatgtcagtgatgggggacaaaatccacacaatccatagaaaaataattttaaagtttatttaaagctaatatgaagcttcagctgtccaaattagtcaaatcaagtcaatatctttcaaggttactgtctttttagtgccaagcGCCCctctaatggtcaatatgaacaggaggaacgattacagcgagcaaaacctgtttcaatgttcatttgagcacctgactgttgtgataagacagacttgaacctCTCCTTTaatagtgtgtatgtgtgaatttttgtgtgtgtgtttctttcaccTCGCTCCAACAGGCTGTAGGTGTCTCCGTCCTCCATCAGGTAGCTGTCTATGGAGATGTTGTCCAGGGACTGCAGGGACGGGCTCTTCTTCATGTTCTTATAGGAAACGGAGAAACTGGACTGGGAGCGGTCCCTCATCAAACGACCActacaatacacacacattgttttgGGGTCAGATGGTGAAGAGAAGGTAgcagaagttaaaaaaaaagcaacactgtCCACTGTCTTTAAATAACGTGTTTATGACTGATTAATTAACTGAGACactgattgactgattgtttcatttaaagaggcaaaaagagaagagaaaaatgttCAGTGCTTCTGAGaggaattttgtttttatgccaACACTGAGCCGAGACCACTGCGCTTTAGAAAGCTGGCAGAGCTTACTCGACAAGTCATGAATTAAATATCGCTTCAGTCCTTTGTGTGGTGTTGTTTAAGGTCATGTAAGAACCAAGTGTGCTATCCTCCCAAGCGTCAGcaacaatctaaaaaaaaaaaaaaaaaaaatcacaacgAACAAAATCAAAGTAGCTCCCAAAAGAGCGAGAACACAAGGCTGAAAAAAAGAACCGTCACAAACAAGGGGCTCCCTGTTTCACTTCTACCGTCACCACGAGTCAACAGGTAAGCACCAAACACAGAGAACGCCTATTTAATtaatacatacagacatatcAAAGACATGCACGCATGCAAATGCATGCCCACAGGGGATCCACGCATACATTAGTACTGATATGTATTCACCCAAGGGTCACGAGAAGAAGGAGGACACGCACAAACATATATtaacatacacatttacacacacacactcattattaGTACAGCTAGTCACAGATCCAGTGCCTTACATGTTGGACATGGAATAAAGGGAGGTGGATCTGCTGGAGTTTGAGGAGCTGAGGAGATCAGAAACGACAGACAAACTTCCTTTCCTTGgtagagagaaaacacacacacacacacacacacacctcgcaTAGGTCACAGCAAAGGTCAAATAGGCCAAGAAAGTAGCAGAATGAGTTAGGAAATGACgaacatatacacacagtgtTGTTGACAGACAGTagatgagaaaacacacacgTGGCAGAGGACACGGCAGTTTGGGGACCGccaacatttaaaatgacacacgTGAAGTCAGAGGACTGAACATCCATACTGACAAACACTCTCATATGGGAGTTCAACACACAGCTCTTGTGTTCAAGGATGTTGACAGATTAAATTAGAGAAAGAGGTTCATTCATTAGATTCATCATGTAGATTAACCACAGAAAAGTACAGAGGGAAAAACTGTTACATATGATTTACTTTTGATTAATTATGAAGTAGAGAACAAATCAAGCTTGAAAGGTGctgaaaacaatcaaaattttaaaatattaaacacttttttctttttacacctGATAATTTGGTATTTATAAAAGTCTACATGTGTTGATGACCTTGTGTTAGATTATTGACTTCAAGGAAAAATCCATTTATTACAACTTAATATTGTAGTCTTGACCATCATTTCTATTCACTAAAAGTAATTGCTGAATTCTGGAAACACGGTAACATCAAAAGTGAACATCCCCTAAATAACCGTAATGATCCTTCATTGCATCAACTGTGTGCTCAAAACTATGGCAAGTGCAGAAGGTCAAAGTTGCACCAGGAAGTGATTCTGTAAACTGTGAGAGATGTTCACACCAGACAGTTTGGTTAGTAACCTTACTGTTCACCTGCTGTTCTCACTGTAAAATAAGTTTGGCTAACCTGGAAGtgtcttaaaaacatgttgCGTTGTTGCATCAGAAATTAACTTTGTGGGTGTGATGTTCTTATCACTGATAGAAAATGGCagcaaaaaaacattgaaataagatcaaatatgtataaaatgCACAAATTTCCCTTTAACATTAAGTTAAGACAATGTACTGAGCTCAGAGTAAATTGCGTTGTAGTATAAAAAAGCCTTTTTGAGTGACAAACCTGGATATTGACTGAGGCATCTTGCCAGCTGCAGCCTTGTCCTTGTCACTCCAGTCTTTGGTGCAGAGTGGGTCAGACAGCGTGTCACTCGCCTGGGGTTTGGAGTCTAGTCCGGCTCCCGTTTCTTCGCTCCCAACCAACCCATCCACTCCCACTTCGCCCCCTTCATCTGAACTCCTCCTCCCAGAGTTCTTAGCTGAAGTCCTCTCCTCCAGTGAGGCTTTGTGATTCGAGTCGGGACGTGCGGTGGAAGTGGAGGTGGGGATGAGGGGAGCAGGACCCTGCGTGGCTCTGCTTTCTGAGCCTTCTCCGCATAACAGCTGGTCTACAGTGCAGGCCCCGCAACCAGCTCCGTCACCCCCTTTCTCGCCCTTCTCTGCCGCCTCTCCGGCGTCGCTCCCGGGCTCCAGGGTTCCTCGGCTCTCTGAGGGGGAGAGCTCTGACCCCAGAGGAGATCTTGTACCCTCGGGCTGGGTGACGGGCTTCAGGAGCAGGGAGACCTCTGCGCTTTTCAGCAGGAGGCCCAGGCAGACGGTGAAGGGCTGGTGGTCCGCGGCATGCTGGGAGGGATCCTTACGGTCTCTCTTGGAGCCCATCTCCTCCAGGTCTTGCTGTAAGGTCTGCTGCAGGGCTTTGATGCTGCGCTGGAGATGCATCAGAAACACATACTGCCGGTGGCTCACctggtggacacacacacagaaacagtggTTATTACAACGTGTGGCGATGAATCTTTGAAGAGATTATGAGTGTTTTATAACGATTGAGCTGTGAGGAATCAAGCTTCGGAAATGAATCAACAGTAAACTTGTGgttttgaaaaatacaaatcagCAAAAAACATACCTGAGCACTTAAATGTTTCTGCACATGCACCAACACATGTATGTCAGCGTCTTTACTCGACGACGCCAAAGAAGAGGGAGATGAGGAAGGCAAATTGTCCAATGAGAGGGGTTTATGGAGTCCGTTACTGGGTGGCAGTGTTGCATCGCTGCTGTGAGATGATGTCGGCGCGCTGTCAGTACTGTAATACTCCTTTAGTAAGCGTTTCCTCTGTATGCGTCCGACAGCCTCTACAGATGTGCTTCTGGGTAGACCTAATCCAGCGGCATCTCTCAGCTTCTTCTGGTGCTGGAGAAGCTTCGCTGGCTGACAGGCCCACACGGTGAGAGGGAAGGAGTCCACAAAGGGCTGCGGCCGCCCTTTGCCTCCACGGGTGCCCTCATAATCCACCCAGAACTGTGCAAAGTGCAACGCCCAAAAGTCAGTGGCGGCTGGCATCTTCAGGGCGCTCGCCCCCATCGTCGGCACGATCAGGCCCCGGTAGATGTCATGCAACCTGGTGTCTTGTTCGTGAGCGTGATGCTGGAAGACGGGATGGAGCAGGggtaaagaggaggaggaacgaGGGAATGAggcaaaagaggaagagaagaagggCTCTTCCTGGAAAGCCTGCAACAGGGCCTCAAGGTGGGAGCGGGTGCAGTTGGCCGGGTGCCGGGTGTTAGTGGCCACCATTTCTGAGGTCTGCACTGAGATGGAGCGAGGCAGGTCTGGGGGGCAGGAAGGGTCCCGATCGGTGGGAATCACCAACTAAAGGAGAGTAGAAAccggagaggagagggagaaatgtgaataaatacCAAAAAATACATTGCATGCTTTAAACCTGAAGACAAGTTTCTCCATTCCTCTTTACCTTGAGCATGAGGCCGTCAACCTTGATGTCAACATGCTCGTCCGGTTTCTGCGAGTCGTTGAGCTTGTAGATCTCCATGAACTGCTCCAGACTCTGCCTGAGGTCGAGGGCGAAAAGGTTGATCCACACCAGACTGCGAGGATCCAGAACCAGCTGCAGGGCGTTCAGCTGGGCGTACAGGTTGGGACACGGGACTGCAGGAGCAGGAAGAGATATGGTGTTACACATCCTTAAGGCACATTGAGAGGGAACAAAATCACAGAGAGGAAGGACAGGGGGACAACATTCACTTTGCTGGAATACAGAACACATTTCTCATCCAAACAGGCGAGAATATGCTTTtataaacaattaaattaaacatgtgTTATTCATCCTTTAAGGTTCAAAGCCAACGTAAACTGAAAGTAAACCATAAACAAAGCAAActttaagaaattaaatatttcaaatacaGTCTAAtagtgacaaaaacacaaaatctatCACATCACATATATAGTATACACTTttacaaattaacatttttaaagtgtttttcattcttGTCTTGGCAAAAACTCATTAGTTAGAGAAGAAAAAGCCCTGGATGTTCACACAATGTTTCCTAATGGGGTGAATTTGTGGGAAATCCATAAGATGAATTAATTGGGTGATCCCTCATTCAGAGCACTGAGTGTGTTTCAGAAAATCAATGTCCCCTCAGCCACACAGCAGCCAATGACTTCTGTCGCTGCCAAAAACAGTGGAGCTGGTGTATAAAAACAGTTACACAGCTCATGACCTATTcattaagattaagattttttttttttttaaactgatggTACTTTCTTGATTATACAGCAAATGCATCTTGTCTTACTGGGATAGTCTTTTCCATCAGGAAAGTAGTACTCTGTGAACTCAACATGGATGGCCGGCATCTCTGGGGGAAGGTACAAGGACTTCTTATTGCAGGAGATCATGGCCTTCGGGCTGGAGCGACGCTGGTCCGCTGTTGACacctacaacacacacaaaagaacacAAACTATCAGATGTATGTAGTCTCACTGTTTCCCCACATGAAGACGGTAATCGGTGTGTTTGTAGTGACCTGGTAGATGCTGAAGTCAGCCATCCTGAGAACAACAGAGCTGGACATCAGCTGGGTCTTGGGGCTTTGAGGTGGAGGACTGAAGGAAGTACTGGAAGAGGTGGTGTTTATCTTAcctggagagaaagaaagacagatggaAGAGAAGTAgagaaagaggaataaaaaatgaaaacagaacaacaaagagagggagacaaagagagcGACTACTCAGTTCTCCATTGAGAGACCTCTGCGCCTTTCAAAAAGGTGTGTATCACCGCACCAAGCTGTGCGCACACACACCGTGGTACCTGGCTCTAAGCACCAGCAGCACTGGGCCGGAGGCTGTGTTTGTGGGCTCCACTCTATGAGTCCTCCATCTGCCTCCCTAAGCCCTActccttctcctgctctctcctgACTTCCTAGAGGCCCATACACATCGTCCCTAAGGGACACTGGAGGACAGAAAACCCACAGTGATGACGTAAATGCTGGAGCGGTGCTGCTTTGTGTGCCAGGAGATACATCAAAATCATAAACCCAGAACAAGTTACTAACTATGTTTAATATatgtctaaatgtgtgtgtgtttaccatgTTGTGGGGAACCGTGAGCAGGAGCCGGACCCTGCTGGTCTCTAACTGCGGTCTTTAACATCTCCATGTTGGACTTGAACTCATCGAGCAGGCTCCGTGCCCAGCCCTCTCTGGTTTTGGTGGCCTCGCTGTAGTGCATCCAGTGAGCACAGCTGTCACCTGGAGAGGTCGGAGAGTAGGAAAATCGTTGCAGGTAAGAGTGATGAgaggacaacaaaaaaaaaaaggaggaaacatttttagggataaaagaagaaatagaataaaattGGAGAAATAGAAAGTAAAAGGATTTCTGAACTTCCTGGAAATCTGCACACATGTTTTGTGAGTTTACAGTGAGGATGCAGGAAGATGGGGAAGTTACAGTGAAGTCATGGTGAGGTATATTAACATCACTGTTGCATTCACACCTGCTCTGTGGAAGGGATAGTAGTCCAGAGTGATGGAGCTGAAAGACAGCTGCATGGCTCCACCTGTTATCCTCTTATTGATCACTGCACAGTGGGAAGAAACACAGAACGAGAGTCTCAAATCAAAGCTATGTAGTGAAACATTTCCAAACCGAAAACCGTTTTACACACTTATATCTGTAATTTAAAGATAAGCAaagaaatatgaatgaaaacaagactTCTAGGAACAGAACTTGAGCAGGTTTGAGtccatgaaaacattttctgtgtatcTGAAAGCGTGTTGTACGTGTGCTACCTTTGTCCATAGCGTGGATGTCGTCACAGATGTGCAGGTCGAGGTGTGTGATCTGGAGATGGTGTGACGTCTCGCATACGTCGTAAGCGCTGAACAGCTTTGCCATCGTTGCGCTCTGGTCAGCGGCTGTGGACGCCTGCTGGGTGCGTACCTGCTGGGCTGAGGGGGGCGGCGACGACGATACCtggtgaacacaaacacaggcacatACGTGAAACAAAAggtgctgtgtttttgtttttagtgctgATGTTGTTGGTGCTAATGGtggttttttttcatgctgttgCTGCACTCAGTCTTGGTAATGCTGTTTACAGTGATGTCAAAAAGACTGTCAGGTTCAATAAACAGCTGCAGTATTCAATTTGTCCAGCAGATGGAGTGTTAGACCAAATTACTAAGATCTCATTGGCTCCTGTACAGAAAGCCTGTTGGAACGTGAATGAGTGTGAATTTCTGTAGGCGATGAATGTATAtacattttgtatgtgtgtgtgtgtgtttaagtggcCAAAAATAAGTCAAGAGACTAAAAGACACTGACACAAAtggtgagagacagagatggtGTAGGCAGATAGACGCCATATGGCATCAGAGGGATGATACAGGGAAGGGCAGACATGATTTCTATGGACACAAGGACAAACTATCAGACCATGACATGGCTCATACCCACAGGGTGGAATTAGGGCATGAGcagtgagagggaggaggaaatatttatacagactgagacaagttaaaaaaaatgtatgtattatatGTGCACCTGGTCCTCTGTGGCCATGCTCTTCCTCTGCTGTGCAGACTTCTCCATGGCCTCACTAAGGGACTTGGCATACTGCACCATGGCTTTGAGCTGGGAGTCAGTCAGCACCCAGAGCAGGTCGTCCAGGACCAGAATCAGCTTGGAGGCCACGACGTTACAGTCCTTAATCTGCATCAGGTAGAGCCAGTGGTAAAAACATGCATTATGCAAGCGCAGGTAGCCTGAGAGCTCCCCATTAATGTAATATGAAACTCGTAggtctgtttctttttaaaccTGTAGATAAGTTAAATTCACTGGAAGTTTGCTGAGCTGCTTCTACTTATTaaagtaaaacagaaacagcctctccttctttttcacAGTATGAGTTATAACTGCAGTGCCAGCATATTTGGAGGAGAATAAGTTTGTCTTGCGATAAATGCTTTCAGCAATTCTGTAAAAGCCTTGAGCAACAAAGGAGGCTAATTACTTTCACAAACCAAACACAAGTCTTTTGTGCactttatactacattatattAAATCTTCTACACAGGCATTTATAGCCATTTTGTTTGATTATGTGATAAGAATCACTGCCTGAGTTGGCCCTGCAGGCTGTGACGTCTTACAGAGGGATTATTGTTCACAATTGATGAGAGGATGTTGCTCAGAGCAGCCTGGTTTTAGTAAAAGAACAAAAGCTCCGGCTTGTCCATTAAAATTCATAAAGTGAATTCTCTTTAAAAGACGCAGGCGCATGTAACTGACCCGTCTCTTGAGAGTGACTCGGATCTTGGACTGGTTGGTGATGAGGCGGATGGGTGCGCTCAACATCTCGTGCTCGGCGCTCTGAATAGCGTCAGCCTCGATACGGATCATCTGCCAGCTGATCTCCTTAAACGTCAGGATCTGGAACATACATGCGGAAAACTTGTGTGGGGAAACATACTATGTACATTAAAAGTTGGACGGTCTCTACTTTGCATAAAAAATACTGACCTCTCCCCTCTGAGGGTCCTGGATGCGAGTGAATCGCAGGTCACTGATGCTCCAGCTGGTGTTGACGCTGTAGACTTGCAGCTGAGAGAGCTCAAAGGAGGCGTTAAAGGCCTTGGCACTGATCCTGATCACTATGGAGTTTATGGACAGAGACATCCCCTCCACCACCTTCTCAGCAAAGCCATATTCACTGTGGGCGAGACAGATAGGCAGATGTGGGTGGAGAGAAATAAACAACGTGATAAGAAGTCGTTAGCAACAGATGAGTGCAATACAATATTCTCAATATCTCAGCCCCGGCTCCTCAACGGCATTATTACAATTTCAAATACTTCAAATATGACACTGAACCTAAAATGACACTGATTAGTCAGTCAAGTCAATGGTTTTCAAACTCTTCTGTTACAAATCATGCACTTCAGATTATCTAGAATATAAACTCTCATGAATTACAGTTAAAACATGAGTAAAGGTGCAGCCACACGATGTTTCTGGTCACCAAATATTCGCTCCATTTCCCATTGAAGCCCATCTGATGGACAAAGTCAAGCGTCTGTTTCCTGTTTCGGTGCGATTTCCAGCAGGTTACGGAGGTTTCGCAGGTCAGAGTTCACCTTTGTTTAACTTTGACTGAGTGGATATACTTGTTTGGCCAATagaaacactgctgcactgtgtttCATCACCATTTTTAGTTTATCACACTACCAGACTACAAACTGTAGCTTCACTCTGATACACTGTTTATAGTTTGTGATCACTCTGatcaatatttaatttgctACCCGCATCACGAATGTGACATCGCATCTCTTTTTGGAGCAGAGTGCTGAGAACTTTCGGAAATGTCATGTCACCTTAAACTTAGCCCAAAGAGTTTTTAGACACAAAAGATGCCGTTATATAAACAGAGAACTATGaaagttttattgtattttggtCTTGAGTGATATGTTGTCACTGCATGTTGAGCACCACCTgtttgtctcttcttctctgtcaaAAATCTGTGCATCTTGTACTTTAACTTTATGTCTATTTGCTGTTGAGTAAATTTTTACAGTCAGTCAGACCCGTAAATTTGTTAACTATCACAAAGCAGAGTAAAAGTGCATAAGATTTAATCATACAGGGACAGGTTGACTTTAAAAACTTATATCTATTAAATATGGGCTTGATATGTCTCCTTGATTATGATATTACAATTTACCTGTAAGTTATAGCTCAGA
This genomic window from Thunnus maccoyii chromosome 23, fThuMac1.1, whole genome shotgun sequence contains:
- the uhrf1bp1l gene encoding UHRF1-binding protein 1-like isoform X3, coding for MAGLIKKQILKHLSRFAKNLSPDKINLSTLKGEGQLTNLELDEEVLQSLLDLPTWLAINRVCCNKAAIRIPWTKLKTHPISLTLDKVEMEMSTCDEPRPPNGPSPIATASGQSEYGFAEKVVEGMSLSINSIVIRISAKAFNASFELSQLQVYSVNTSWSISDLRFTRIQDPQRGEILTFKEISWQMIRIEADAIQSAEHEMLSAPIRLITNQSKIRVTLKRRIKDCNVVASKLILVLDDLLWVLTDSQLKAMVQYAKSLSEAMEKSAQQRKSMATEDQVSSSPPPSAQQVRTQQASTAADQSATMAKLFSAYDVCETSHHLQITHLDLHICDDIHAMDKVINKRITGGAMQLSFSSITLDYYPFHRAGDSCAHWMHYSEATKTREGWARSLLDEFKSNMEMLKTAVRDQQGPAPAHGSPQHVSLRDDVYGPLGSQERAGEGVGLREADGGLIEWSPQTQPPAQCCWCLEPGKINTTSSSTSFSPPPQSPKTQLMSSSVVLRMADFSIYQVSTADQRRSSPKAMISCNKKSLYLPPEMPAIHVEFTEYYFPDGKDYPIPCPNLYAQLNALQLVLDPRSLVWINLFALDLRQSLEQFMEIYKLNDSQKPDEHVDIKVDGLMLKLVIPTDRDPSCPPDLPRSISVQTSEMVATNTRHPANCTRSHLEALLQAFQEEPFFSSSFASFPRSSSSLPLLHPVFQHHAHEQDTRLHDIYRGLIVPTMGASALKMPAATDFWALHFAQFWVDYEGTRGGKGRPQPFVDSFPLTVWACQPAKLLQHQKKLRDAAGLGLPRSTSVEAVGRIQRKRLLKEYYSTDSAPTSSHSSDATLPPSNGLHKPLSLDNLPSSSPSSLASSSKDADIHVLVHVQKHLSAQVSHRQYVFLMHLQRSIKALQQTLQQDLEEMGSKRDRKDPSQHAADHQPFTVCLGLLLKSAEVSLLLKPVTQPEGTRSPLGSELSPSESRGTLEPGSDAGEAAEKGEKGGDGAGCGACTVDQLLCGEGSESRATQGPAPLIPTSTSTARPDSNHKASLEERTSAKNSGRRSSDEGGEVGVDGLVGSEETGAGLDSKPQASDTLSDPLCTKDWSDKDKAAAGKMPQSISRKGSLSVVSDLLSSSNSSRSTSLYSMSNIGRLMRDRSQSSFSVSYKNMKKSPSLQSLDNISIDSYLMEDGDTYSLLERDDVSISGFKDVISEQSATESATEAATGQEQEGGVSPDTVSATSQSIDEPTKDIVSVLVLKVQSVCVGMEVLGESTAVALEVGRVTPSQLGNVSLRQYLSNRSLGMVCSVPIPAQSSQAGGEISSASVKGLHSPEVRARLESGPCAAAHSPLAERNGFLQLRLHGYQASFLMSTLRNLAHFLEDDSAPQVLPMEISVRDTHINLKDDGPRDNPSDSEPSPITLHVDSLVIHRRDDGSFSIGVDGAAEAKPGKEGTLIDSSLSPVPEAAGGIAKATQTQAPPTTPPPSSREKMLIEENECLKVELSRAKMALAEAQMEKDSLLHRIKNLKFNTS
- the uhrf1bp1l gene encoding UHRF1-binding protein 1-like isoform X1 — translated: MAGLIKKQILKHLSRFAKNLSPDKINLSTLKGEGQLTNLELDEEVLQSLLDLPTWLAINRVCCNKAAIRIPWTKLKTHPISLTLDKVEMEMSTCDEPRPPNGPSPIATASGQSEYGFAEKVVEGMSLSINSIVIRISAKAFNASFELSQLQVYSVNTSWSISDLRFTRIQDPQRGEILTFKEISWQMIRIEADAIQSAEHEMLSAPIRLITNQSKIRVTLKRRIKDCNVVASKLILVLDDLLWVLTDSQLKAMVQYAKSLSEAMEKSAQQRKSMATEDQVSSSPPPSAQQVRTQQASTAADQSATMAKLFSAYDVCETSHHLQITHLDLHICDDIHAMDKVINKRITGGAMQLSFSSITLDYYPFHRAGDSCAHWMHYSEATKTREGWARSLLDEFKSNMEMLKTAVRDQQGPAPAHGSPQHVSLRDDVYGPLGSQERAGEGVGLREADGGLIEWSPQTQPPAQCCWCLEPGKINTTSSSTSFSPPPQSPKTQLMSSSVVLRMADFSIYQVSTADQRRSSPKAMISCNKKSLYLPPEMPAIHVEFTEYYFPDGKDYPIPCPNLYAQLNALQLVLDPRSLVWINLFALDLRQSLEQFMEIYKLNDSQKPDEHVDIKVDGLMLKLVIPTDRDPSCPPDLPRSISVQTSEMVATNTRHPANCTRSHLEALLQAFQEEPFFSSSFASFPRSSSSLPLLHPVFQHHAHEQDTRLHDIYRGLIVPTMGASALKMPAATDFWALHFAQFWVDYEGTRGGKGRPQPFVDSFPLTVWACQPAKLLQHQKKLRDAAGLGLPRSTSVEAVGRIQRKRLLKEYYSTDSAPTSSHSSDATLPPSNGLHKPLSLDNLPSSSPSSLASSSKDADIHVLVHVQKHLSAQVSHRQYVFLMHLQRSIKALQQTLQQDLEEMGSKRDRKDPSQHAADHQPFTVCLGLLLKSAEVSLLLKPVTQPEGTRSPLGSELSPSESRGTLEPGSDAGEAAEKGEKGGDGAGCGACTVDQLLCGEGSESRATQGPAPLIPTSTSTARPDSNHKASLEERTSAKNSGRRSSDEGGEVGVDGLVGSEETGAGLDSKPQASDTLSDPLCTKDWSDKDKAAAGKMPQSISSGRLMRDRSQSSFSVSYKNMKKSPSLQSLDNISIDSYLMEDGDTYSLLERDDVSISGFKDVISEQSATESATEAATGQEQEGGVSPDTVSATSQSIDEPTKDIVSVLVLKVQSVCVGMEVLGESTAVALEVGRVTPSQLGNVSLRQYLSNRSLAGGEISSASVKGLHSPEVRARLESGPCAAAHSPLAERNGFLQLRLHGYQASFLMSTLRNLAHFLEDDSAPQVLPMEISVRDTHINLKDDGPRDNPSDSEPSPITLHVDSLVIHRRDDGSFSIGVDGAAEAKPGKEGTLIDSSLSPVPEAAGGIAKATQTQAPPTTPPPSSREKMLIEENECLKVELSRAKMALAEAQMEKDSLLHRIKNLKFNTS